One Mercenaria mercenaria strain notata chromosome 12, MADL_Memer_1, whole genome shotgun sequence DNA segment encodes these proteins:
- the LOC123535024 gene encoding ATP-sensitive inward rectifier potassium channel 11-like, with protein MKTQERFQMVEFPEMSQDGKLHRGYQMGRPALVRKGGQYRISYKGMGQRSKRFFMDLYQSLIDMKWRYVLIVYCAMFMLTYLLFAILWYVIAYSHGDFAHYGEKGYYPCIHNMRNFADAVLFSIETQTTIGFGTVWPDAECMGVLPLVYLQVTVGFLLETVLLGFMLVKVARPKNRRKTLVYSSVATIVKEEGELVLQVRLGDLRKSHLVDTRCYGIFIKDKVSAEGVHYPLFQHHMEFNAHGMDDRVFLIWPLVLNHKINEDSPLYNMKPEDILHANNFEIVVILEGTIESTGEICQARTSYTSKDILWGYRFENIVEFDHEHGKWRANFKLFDDVVPCVTPKCSAKQFHNLTRGTGNLERGDDTGKPVLRKAVSHKESLSNIDERETSSLVRNLKESLAENRF; from the exons ATGAAAACGCAAGAAAGATTTCAAATGGTTGAATTTCCTGAAATGTCTCAGGATGGAAAACTTCATCGGGGCTATCAGATGGGCCGCCCAGCGCTGGTACGGAAGGGAGGACAGTATAGAATTTCATACAAAG gtatGGGTCAAAGAAGCAAGAGATTCTTCATGGACTTGTATCAGAGTCTAATTGACATGAAATGGAGATATGTGTTAATCGTCTATTGTGCAATGTTCATGTTAACGTATCTGCTTTTCGCCATACTGTGGTATGTTATTGCATACTCGCATGGAGATTTCGCGCACTATGGAGAGAAAGGTTACTACCCTTGTATCCACAATATGAGGAACTTTGCGGATGCAGTTCTTTTTTCCATTGAAACCCAAACCACAATAGGGTTCGGAACCGTATGGCCGGATGCTGAATGCATGGGAGTTCTTCCGTTGGTTTACCTACAAGTCACAGTTGGTTTTCTATTGGAGACTGTTCTCCTTGGCTTCATGCTGGTGAAGGTTGCCCGTCCAAAGAACCGAAGAAAAACATTGGTTTACAGCAGTGTAGCAACTATCGTCAAGGAAGAAGGTGAATTGGTTCTTCAGGTACGTCTCGGAGACTTGAGAAAATCGCATCTCGTTGACACGAGATGCTACGGTATATTCATAAAAGACAAAGTTTCTGCGGAAGGGGTCCATTACCCATTGTTTCAGCATCACATGGAATTTAATGCTCACGGTATGGACGATAGAGTATTCTTAATTTGGCCTCTTGTGCTCAACCATAAAATAAACGAAGACAGTCCTTTGTACAATATGAAACCAGAAGACATTTTGCACGccaacaattttgaaattgtcgtCATTTTAGAGGGCACGATAGAATCCACAGGTGAAATTTGCCAGGCAAGAACTTCATACACATCCAAAGATATTCTATGGGGATATAGATTTGAGAACATTGTAGAATTTGACCACGAGCATGGAAAATGGCGCGCAAATTTCAAACTGTTTGATGACGTAGTGCCATGTGTCACACCAAAGTGCAGCGCGAAACAATTCCACAACCTGACAAGAGGAACTGGAAACCTAGAGAGGGGAGATGATACGGGAAAGCCTGTTTTGAGaaaagcagtttcacacaaagaGTCCCTGAGCAACATCGATGAGAGAGAAACAAGCAGTCTCGTCCGAAATCTAAAAGAAAGTCTTGCAGAAAACAGATTTTAA